A genomic segment from Acyrthosiphon pisum isolate AL4f chromosome A3, pea_aphid_22Mar2018_4r6ur, whole genome shotgun sequence encodes:
- the LOC100165351 gene encoding nesprin-1-like isoform X2 has product MSRPPAHPKGWAPTPSVTSPPVSFRPATPTRHSPIHRLPPPYIPCPKPMRPTSSPLPAAVPQPYRYPSPCPSPQVYESPTSMPSYRPREFVVLEAPSPQQWSDEDNTTDGRSTADIIAQQSQDYVDEKLAEYQATIYMLQDEQERVQKKTFVNWINSYLSQRIPPLKIDDLIEDLKDGTKLLALLEVLSGERLAIERGRNMRRPHFLSNVNSAIQFLQSKRIKLVNINSADIVDGRPPIVLGLIWTIILYFQIEENTKGLSSLNYSFSGSTSSLESVRSPTMEINRKADGAKKTLLKWVGTVIPKESNIKVKDFGPSWRDGIAFLTIIDTIQTNLIDITTLRNETNRTRLETAFNVAEQDLGIARLLDPEDVDVDRPDERSVMTYVAQFVHKYPEVRSESGESIDKIQKDYNLLLTWLTEKTQYLSWSQNLSQDFSEFSEAQDEIVSMSHLYNRLKKICNSGSSISISAQSWKELEKLWTLLDNLMKHWQWQLDLYLPEPFKVIGEWITKAEQLINDNNIPSIMNEETAVIISRKLEDHKTFFADLPEVQQKFNELLLKTKNQNREVNDLSRRLNNIQVDSHKRRTHLKFLEHKCCLIAFLNLTENKLKAWTVKYGRHQDVLQLLEKYNNFVIGNNIFQEFNKAFIDMQNVVQEYKHECRIEYKETVAIEKFMKQTAEQWKSIAMELRCAQSMLEEVIAYWRRWKSLSEDMKAWLLDAVKKINLPHEQRIDFFQDIGVWKEKYELLNDTVSFLIATCEDSICAELKQEFQSITATWESIFLKAKDYMHSGDMIRNRKEYLEGLDTLHKWNIQAEQIMSSIHLSSSQKIKDYLGDIQSLQSQLDQMDDLFKAISKKFQVLIKDLTRDEVNEMMLCVKREKESLVNIRASIPVHLNALHHMLVQYDALETGQQEINHWLNNCEEFLSTLKLSKSQKELHEDIEYLKSIVVRMSYYQSMLSSKNKIFQSIIKSIQPEKDQGNNSEFVQTMADLNAKFSRITQECQQWDMKLQQTLRCWHNFIEIEKVILDWIETSKQLFLEEQTSSRQNLESQKGYFEYSNNNKWIAELENVEGELLRCILPSEQETIRNRSKAIKLKYQECLNMVPAYIKRVEFKINEITFNQCINEAEKELNIEQQMFSRNENVNLILKRNIEYFDNGMIVKELKSCLNNMSVESKKISNPSIDSSLIKSINRFESIEKRTAEMRQKCKQIPNQFQDYKSKFDSLEKWMNAVDISVERLLKGLLNDEEFEKEKSIFQEICRDVDSKRDDMKWMVQVLDSLLPYVSDEQQQVEQKNLEELIGRYKHLIPTIDMTITKTEMYTKCFIYKKEVTEIGKMLENAKDEQLLNKGESLDDLSELIKNQEQIIERLEKQRIIVMSTLQRGKQLVKNSASVPNFIPQLVSKLETDWSFVYNDSIDKFNKLKNAQRLLIDYTKTKNEVMEIIKKAENELKTVSDDNKHNSQEISMQLRSKQELSLALREAAENMLNKLRDISQNLHIPEKEFAIENEISVIENKLTETIQTVDKETQRLEKLSIKLCELDSGLNKIHVWSVESAPAVIERIQQDQTNPEVKARGIEEVQDELQKQRNSLERLTEDLHSFEKESDTNETQKLRQDLDEVRMSILNLECNTNRKNEEINIDLNEWQVHKAKLEEIRPWLENAEKKINTDHIKPITLQMANDWLKNTQLINLECQEKIENLKTITSENKTAVILNEVDAIQSRCISVQSSAVQQTTRLQRLLFNWNELNEKVLKIEEKLNQPLLSELKELIINQSISEDLLEKKLMEHKALTQELNECLSDISSLSQNLNGLNQHFTIETTSDIKEKLSTLKTKNNEYLKIMHGQMQTISNIISDKKEHEIKVNTFCEWLNELDSKVNKCNIVPSTSIEEILKKLHTFTEEHMEKQSLFTEIEDDFKHFDDNVSVQQSIMQFKELQDLMQKKKIVLEKANEFFIWNETLLEKLKHAEFQFDTNQDKINLINDISACSEEVDQWKNNIDSIEHLLQQSKTTIPGLSIADQFKQLQLKLEQIQGKLKAKEENEQKVKDCQKMVSEINDKLVKQIKIVESKVDDHVLALKSWKDISLVIPKLQKLKDTSELVEQLKTLEKEGEVLTQLDKSSSLFIQNILLDINAELINLKTKTEQSIANLTELNDNWLNMNDIKNKIKTTKEECKTILESIETPNDLTEAQIIEDKYNKALKQSTALLDVLPVVEESVQKMVTLAENYPQLNVNKFNQIYKKDLESLEKYHADLKENAEIAHSQQVIWKQVNQTKDSILQWLSDVNVELLDCTNNLDDIEKIKNKLVKYSEEKELNLDLKNNLAEKINKLQKLNGNKPIITLDSLSALINDQFDAVESIACNLVRLITAFSQREEAIRAEIKKRTSEINQIRENVNKCDNLNNELDTLLINLKSCQKCKNELIKMNLNIDTVNHSVSEMTETFPIIAESTAIKELKSLKKRYESVVQQVDKVETTLMTYLKKHLEDDLNNLLHSIKSIDEKLTWCKPEEEIEKEQIEVKLVSVEGIKGNLSVIKEQKSKIDHVLEYLNQYSSSDVNLEELSNNDELLSVNLENTEKQINERKEALEKLINFWVEYQKYLDNILPLVNILENDIKMSVEIPIDMNSINIMEENVNKFKFNVDTAKQFLNELESCVENIKSIDSKSTLDNQAIKIKRKLDSYQNSIGKCLERIDHLKEMKIEFNVSFEKANKLIKELNNKLKSIETTQPAGKKSIQNAQSDLGIMKNLNKQLEESQQLVNDTVSKGECMYPDITMENREEIRSKVKQLRLACENLNDECGNITKTIENILVQKSSFDESCNQIQNWLHETEEKFNDSKRIKKNNIIDKKTNCNNLKTLKQDLIAYKDNINQLKEKVTQLNEPDTDLKLKDFFKKYDSIASGVNKCLKLNETHLKNHELYLENVEIFKNYLKVLQDEYSVAVNNVSETESDVFMNIIGHKSEGESLLEKCREIGNTVLKETDVDGKTAIQNELDEIKINWESLMLNCENTSKMLNQKQNQNDKILTKIENLDKYLKSIETQIKDRSLKNSLVSKQQYLEKLKQFDEDITKKHKEILEIQSETIEVSPNVNSAIMSLIKTYQSVKTRTKESILRYENFVREHQHFDSSYEEFTGLVKCLTEELNNYSEVVGDLGFLQARQKKLLAMSDSKCQQSVQYESLVNMAEKLYAQTSPDGREIIRQNMKDLRNAWESVSETLQSSLSKLDNCLLQFAEFSLSQEQLTKWLKNIEQAMQQHTETKATLQEKKAQLQNHVVINQEILSHQNLVQSVCEKAQELVNQTKDNTLNTYLESIKNLYEKIVTKSKELMDSLELSVQNHSEFNQVCQKLKLILKEQRDKIRENDSIAAEKDNILKKINIFREMKTANTTENELRNHLGDVFQLVSKTTTKKGINVMSKEISKIDSDKSQLIIQLDTIIEKMEEILIQWTDFESEFDEITNWFRLTESLIKDQQLQSTFENKENKLKLFVDKRNEVLNYEPKIEKFIDNSNNLLHTSGVERLKPLILQVGNRYQLILVLSKEIVAKWQNIADDHKNFNKKLAEFKSWLETLESKPAQILDDNDLDLNKKLSQLLSIYGSSDQTSAKISLLTSIGESLYPDTSAAGRETIRQQLKDIRERWDTLDEKVKTAQKTLGVQSQQWNSYQETLLQTINWLEGIEKVIASNQSPIWSSPQEIRSKLLKQKATMQEINSHSRMIETIMEKGKSIKKPKDESDPDISLKDRYDLLREKMNNSISQLENYLETYQQYQDLHKSYQDTQKQLWDQLSIYTDYSGNKQILESRLNKVNVIQTTFNNNKTNIIDNGTFCRKL; this is encoded by the exons ACGAACAGGAGAGAGTGCAAAAGAAGACCTTTGTTAACTGGATAAACTCGTATCTGAGCCAA AGGATACCGCCACtgaaaattgatgatttgatcGAAGATCTTAAAGATGGTACTAAGCTACTTGCATTGTTGGAAGTTTTATCAGGAGAAAGACTg gctATTGAGCGTGGTCGTAACATGAGGAGGCCTCATTTCTTGAGTAACGTAAACTctgcaatacaatttttacaaagtaAACGG atcaagttagtaaatataaattctgCTGACATTGTTGATGGGCGACCTCCGATAGTCTTAGGGCTCATTTGgactataattttgtatttccag ATTGAAGAAAATACAAAAGGACTCTCGTCGTTGAACTACTCTTTTAGTGGAAGCACGAGTAGCCTGGAAAGCGTTCGATCTCCCACGATGGAAATTAACCGGAAAGCTGATGGTGCtaaaaaaactttgttaaaGTGGGTCGGAACGGTAATCCCAAA GGAAagcaatataaaagtaaaagatTTTGGACCAAGTTGGAGAGATGGCATAGCTTTCCTCACTATTATAGATAccatacaaacaaatttaattgatataactACTTTGAGAAATGAAACAAACCGTACCAGACTTGAAACTGCATTTAATGTCGCTGAACAAGATTTAGGAATCGCGCGTTTACTGGATCCAGAA gaTGTCGATGTAGATCGTCCAGACGAAAGATCGGTTATGACATATGTAGCGCAATTTGTGCATAAGTATCCAGAAGTTCGAAGTGAAAGCGGAGAATCAATcgataaaattcaaaaagacTATAATCTTCTTTTAACGTGGTTAACTGAAAAAACTCAATACTTATCTTGGTCACAAAATTTATCTCAAGATTTTTcg GAATTTTCAGAGGCACAAGATGAAATCGTTTCTATGAGCCATTTATATAACAGgctaaaaaaaatctgtaattcTGGTTCGTCAATTAGTATTTCAGCACAATCGTGGAAAGAGCTAGAAAAACTTTGGACGTTATTAGATaatctt ATGAAACATTGGCAATGGCAGTTAGACCTCTATTTACCAGAACCATTTAAAGTAATTGGGGAATGGATTACAAAAGCTGAGCAGCTAATAAACGACAATAATATCCCATCTATTATGAATGAGGAGACTGCGGTTATAATTAGTAGAAAGCTAGAAGATCATAag acattttttgCTGATTTACCTGAAGTTCAACAAAAATTCAACGAGCTgttgttaaaaactaaaaatcaaaacaGAGAAGTTAATGATCTATCGAGACGTCTCAATAACATTCAAGTAGATTCACATAAACGGCGAACCCATCTAAAATTTTTAGAACACAag tgttgtttgattgcatttttaaatttgactgaaaataaactaaaagCATGGACTGTTAAATATGGCCGTCATCAGGATGTTTTGCAGCTTCTCGAGAAATACAACAATTTCGttataggaaataatatatttcaagaaTTTAATAAGGCGTTTATAGATATGCAAAATGTTGTACAAGAGTATAAACATGAATGTCGTATAGAGTATAAAGAGACAGTTGCAATTGAAAAATTCATGAAACAGACGGCTGAACAATGGAAAAGTATTGCAATGGAGCTGAGATGTGCACAAAGTATGCTTGAAGAAGTAATAGCATATTGGAGACGGTGGAAATCATTATCTGAAGATATGAAAGCATGGTTATTGGAtgctgttaaaaaaattaacttgccACACGAGCAACGGATTGATTTTTTTCAG GATATTGGTGTTTGGAAGGAAAAATATGAGCTGCTTAATGATACTGTAAGCTTTTTAATTGCAACATGTGAAGACTCAATTTGTGCTGAATTAAAGCAAGAGTTCCAAAGTATTACAGCTACGTGGGAAAgtatatttttg aaagcTAAAGATTACATGCACTCTGGTGATATGATCAGAAATCGTAAAGAATATTTAGAAGGTTTGGACACATTACACAAATGGAATATACAAGCAGAACAAATTATGTCGTCAATACATTTGAGTTCATCCCAAAAAATTAAAGATTACTTAGGTGACATCcaa AGTCTTCAATCACAATTGGATCAAATGGATGATCTTTTTAAGGCaatcagtaaaaaatttcaagtGTTAATAAAAGATTTAACAAGAGACGAAGTCAACGAGATGATGTTGTGTGTTAAAAGAGAAAAAG aATCTCTTGTTAATATTAGAGCAAGCATACCTGTACATTTAAATGCTCTTCACCATATGCTAGTTCAGTATGACGCTCTTGAGACAGGTCAACAAGAAATAAATCATTGGTTAAACAATTGTGAAGAATTTTTGTCTACATTAAAACTAAGTAAAAGTCAAAAAGAATTGCATGAAGATATTGAATACTTAAAG agcaTTGTAGTACGCATGTCGTATTACCAGTCTATGTTATCCAgcaagaataaaatattccaaaGCATAATTAAATCAATTCAACCCGAGAAAGATCAAGGAAATAATTCAGAGTTTGTACAAACAATGGCTGACCTGAACGCTAAATTTTCTAGAATAACTCAAGAATGTCAACAGTGGGATATG aaattacaacAGACTTTGAGATGTTggcataattttattgaaatagaaAAAGTTATACTAGATTGGATTGAAActagtaaacaattatttttagaggAACAGACAAGTTCAAGACAAAATTTAGAATCTCAAAaa GGGTATTTTgagtattcaaataataataaatggattGCTGAGTTAGAAAATGTTGAAGGCGAACTACTTAGATGTATCTTACCAAGTGAACAAGAAACAATAAGAAATAGATCCAAAgcaataaagttaaaatatcaa gaaTGTTTAAATATGGTCCCAGCATACATAAAGAgagttgaatttaaaataaatgaaatcacATTCAATCAATGTATAAATGAAGCAGAAAAAGAACTTAACATTGAACAACAAATGTTTAGTagaaatgaaaatgtaaacTTGATACTCAAAAGGAACATT gAATACTTTGATAACGGTATGATAGTTAAGGAACTTAAAtcgtgtttaaataatatgtctgtcgaaagtaaaaaaatatcaaatccaTCTATTGATTCAAGTCTAATCAAATCTATTAATCGATTTGAAAGCATAGAAAAGAGAACTGCGGAAATGAgacaaaaatgtaaacaaataccTAATCAGTTTCAAGattataaatctaaatttgataGTCTAGAAAAATGGATGAATGCAGTTGATATAAGCGTTGAAAGATTATTAAAAGGACTTTTAAATGATGAAgaatttgaaaaagaaaaatctatattccaa GAAATTTGTCGTGATGTAGATAGTAAACGTGATGATATGAAATGGATGGTTCAGGTACTAGATAGTCTATTACCTTATGTATCTGATGAACAGCAACAAGTAGAACAAAAAAATCTTGAAGAATTAATTGGTcgatataaacatttaataccaaCCATAGACATGACAATAACTAAAACTGAGATGTACACCAAATgctttatatacaaaaaagaGGTCACAGAA attggAAAAATGTTAGAAAATGCCAAAGATGAACAATTACTTAATAAAGGAGAATCATTGGATGATTTAAGTGAGCTCATTAAAAATCAGGAACAAATAATTGAAAGACTCGAGAAACAACGAATTATTGTAATGTCAACATTGCAAAGAGGAAAGCAATTAGTGAAAAATTCCGCTTCTGTGCCAAACTTTATTCCTCAACTTGTTTCCAAATTGGAAACAGATTGGAGTTTTGTATATAATGATTCTAttgataaattcaataaattaaaaaatgctcAAAGGCTATTAATAGATtacacaaaaactaaaaatgaagttatggaaataatcaaaaaagccgaaaatgaactaaaaacaGTATCTGATGATAATAAACATAACTCACAAGAAATTTCAATGCAATTGAGAAGTAAACAAGAACTAAGTCTTGCCTTGCGAGAAGCAGctgaaaatatgttaaacaaattGAGGGATATATCACAAAATTTACATATTCCTGAAAAAGAATTTGCAATTGAAAacgaa ATTAGTgtgatagaaaataaattaacagaaACAATTCAAACAGTGGATAAAGAAACACAACGATTAGAAAAGCTCTCAATAAAACTATGTGAACTTGATTCAGGATTAAACAAAATTCATGTTTGGTCTGTTGAATCTGCTCCTGCTGTCATAGAAAGAATACAACAAGATCAAACAAATCCTGAAGTTAAGGCACGAGGAATTGAAGAAGTTCAAGATGAACTACAAAAACAGCGAAATAGCTTAGAACGCTTAACAGAAGATCTCCATAGTTTTGaaaaag aaagtgATACCAATGAAACACAAAAACTCAGACAAGATTTGGATGAAGTAAGaatgtcaattttaaatttggagtGTAATACTAATCGTAAGAATGAAGAAATCAATATTGATCTTAATGAATGGCAAGTTCATAAAGCAAAGTTAGAAGAAATTAGACCTTGGTTAGAAAacgctgaaaaaaaaataaatactgatcaTATAAAACCAATCACATTGCAAATGGCTAATGATtggttaaaaaatacacaa TTGATCAATTTAGAATGccaagaaaaaattgaaaatcttaaAACCATAACTTCTGAGAACAAGACTGcagttattttaaatgaagTAGATGCAATTCAGTCTCGTTGTATATCTGTACAATCATCGGCAGTACAACAAACTACCCGATTACAGAGATTGTTATTTAACTGGAATGAATtaaatgaaaaagttttaaagatAGAAGAAAAACTAAATCAACCACTGTTATCTGAATTGaaagaattaattataaatcaatcaATTTCAGAAGATTtactcgaaaaaaaattaatggaacATAAG gcATTAACTCAAGAACTTAATGAATGTCTTAGTGACATTTCTAGTCTTTCACAAAACCTTAATGGACTAAACCAACATTTTACAATTGAAACTACCAGTGATATTAAGGAGAAGTTGTCTACTTTAAAGaccaaaaataatgaatatttaaagataatGCATGGACAAATGCAaacaatttctaatattatttcagacaa aaaagaaCATGAAATCAAAGTAAATACGTTTTGCGAATGGTTAAATGAATTGGATTCAAAAGTAAACAAATGCAATATTGTTCCAAGTACTTCAATTgaagaaatattgaaaaagcTTCACACATTTACTGAAGAACACATGGAAAAACAGTCATTATTTACTGAAATTGAAGatgattttaaacattttgatgatAATGTTTCAGTACAACAGTCAATTATGCAATTTAAA GAACTTCAAGATTTaatgcaaaagaaaaaaattgttctcgAAAAAGCAAATGAATTTTTTATCTGGAATGAAACATTATTAGAAAAGTTGAAGCATGCTGAATTTCAGTTTGATACAAatcaagataaaataaatttaataaatgatataaGTGCTTGTTCTGAGGAAGTAGAtcaatggaaaaataatattgattcaatTGAACACTTATTGCAGCAAAGTAAAACTACTATTCCTGGATTATCAATTGCGGATCAATTCAAACAGCTACAATTGAAATTGGAACAAATcca gGGAAAACTCAAAGCAAAAGAAGAAAATGAACAGAAAGTAAAAGATTGTCAAAAAATGGTCagtgaaataaatgataaattggtaaaacaaattaaaatagttgaGAGTAAAGTTGATGATCATGTATTGGCATTAAAATCGTGGAAAGATATTTCTCTTGTAATTCCGAAACTACAGAAATTAAAAGACACAAGTGAACTTGTTGAACAACTAAAGACTTTGGAAAAAGAAGGTGAAGTACTAACCCAGCTAGACAAAAGTAGCtcgttatttatacaaaatattttattggatatTAACGCTgagttgattaatttaaaaactaagacTGAACAGTCAATTGCAAATTTAACAGAATTGAATGATAATTGGTTAAATATgaacgatataaaaaataaaataaagacaaCTAAAGAAGAATGCAAAACTATTTTAGAATCGATAGAAACTCCAAATGATTTAACTGAGGCTCAGATAATAGAAGACAAATATAACAAAGCATTAAAACAAAGTACAGCCTTATTGGATGTATTGCCTGTAGTTGAAGAATCTGTGCAAAAAATGGTGACATTGGCTGAAAATTATCCGCaactaaatgttaataaatttaatcaaatttataaaaaagactTAGAAAGTTTGGAAAAATATCATGCTGACCTTAAAGAAAATGCTGAAATAGCACATTCTCAACAAGTTATTTGGAAACAAGTGAACCAGACCAAAGATAGTATTTTACAGTGGTTATCGGATGTAAACGTTGAACTTTTAGATTGCACAAACAATTTAGAtgacattgaaaaaattaaaaataaactcgtTAAATACTCAGAAGAAAAAGAGcttaatttagatttaaaaaacaatcttgctgaaaaaataaataaattacaaaaacttaATGGAAATAAACCTATTATAACATTAGATTCATTAAGTGCATTGATTAATGATCAATTTGATGCCGTTGAAAGTATTGCTTGTAATTTAGTTCGTCTAATTACTGCTTTTTCTCAACGAGAAGAAGCAATAAgagctgaaataaaaaaacgtacttctgaaattaatcaaatacgagaaaatgttaataaatgtgATAACTTAAACAATGAATTAGAtacattattgattaatttaaaatcttgtcaaaaatgcaaaaatgaactgattaaaatgaatttaaacatAGACACTGTTAACCATTCAGTATCAGAAATGACTGAAACTTTTCCTATAATTGCCGAATCAACAGCAATTAAGGAATTGAAAAGTCTTAAGAAACGATATGAAAGTGTTGTTCAACAGGTCGATAAAGTTGAAACAACATTAatgacatatttaaaaaaacatttagaagATGATTTAAATAACCTTCTACATTCGATAAAAAGTATTGATGAAAAGCTAACATGGTGTAAGCCTGAAGAAGAAATTGAGAAAGAACAAATAGAAGTTAAACTTGTTTCTGTTGAGGGTATCAAAGGAAACTTATCAGTGATTAAGgaacaaaaatctaaaatagacCATGTCTTAGAATACCTCAATCAGTATTCATCGTCAGATGTAAACTTAGAAGAATTGAGCAACAACGATGAGCTATTAAGTGTTAACCTCGAGAAcacagaaaaacaaataaacgaaCGAAAGGAAGctctagaaaaattaattaatttctggGTTGAGTATCAAAAATATCTCGATAATATCCTTccattagtaaatattttagaaaatgatataaaaatgtctgtagaAATTCCTATTGAtatgaattcaataaatataatggaagaaaatgtaaataaattcaagTTCAATGTCGATACAgctaaacaatttttgaatgaACTTGAATCTTGTGTCGAAAATATTAAATCCATTGATAGTAAATCAACATTAGATAATcaagctataaaaattaaacgtaaGTTAGATTCTTATCAGAATAGCATCGGTAAATGCTTGGAAAGAATAGACCATCTAAAAGAAATGAAAATAGAATTTAACGTTTCTTTTGAAAaagctaataaattaataaaagaattaaataataaattgaaatccATTGAAACTACTCAACCTGCGGGCAAAAAATCTATTCAAAATGCACAATCGGATTTAGGAATTATGAAAAATCTTAACAAACAACTTGAAGAAAGTCAACAATTAGTCAATGACACAGTATCAAAAGGTGAATGTATGTACCCTGATATTACTATGGAAAATCGGGAAGAAATAAGATCTAAAGTTAAGCAATTAAGATTAGcgtgtgaaaatttaaatgacGAATGTggaaatataacaaaaacaattgaaaatattttagtacaaaaatcATCTTTTGATGAAAGTtgtaatcaaattcaaaattggcTTCATGAAACAGAAGAAAAATTCAATGATTCTAAAAgaataaagaaaaacaatattatagacaaaaaaactaattgcaataatttaaaaacattgaaacaaGATTTGATTGCTTATAAAGATAACATTAATCAATTGAAAGAAAAGGTAACTCAACTAAATGAACCAGACACTGATTTAAAACTtaaagattttttcaaaaaatatgacaGTATTGCATCAGgagtaaataaatgtttaaaattaaatgagacACATTTGAAAAATCATGAGTTGTATTTAGAAAATGtagaaatatttaagaattatctCAAGGTATTACAAGACGAGTATTCAGTTGCAGTGAACAATGTTTCGGAAACTGAGTCTGATgtgtttatgaatataattggtCATAAGTCTGAAGGAGAGTCATTACTAGAAAAATGTAGAGAAATTGGAAACACTGTATTAAAAGAAACCGATGTAGATGGTAAGACTGCAATACAAAATGAACtcgatgaaattaaaattaactgggaaagtttaatgttaaattgtgaaaatacttcaaaaatgttaaaccaaaaacaaaatcaaaatgataaaattttaacaaaaattgaaaatcttgataaatatttaaaatcaattgaaaCACAAATTAAAGATAGAAGTCTAAAAAATTCTTTAGTAagtaaacaacaatatttagaaaaattgaaacaatttgACGAAGATATCACAAAAAAACACAAGGAAATTTTAGAAATACAATCTGAAACTATTGAGGTTTCACCCAATGTAAACAGTGCAATTATgagtttaataaaaacttatcaGAGTGTTAAAACTAGAACAAAG gaaTCAATATTAAGGTATGAAAATTTTGTACGAGAACACCAACATTTTGATTCAAGTTATGAAGAGTTCACTGGAttagtaaaatgtttaacagAAGAGCTAAACAATTACAGCGAAGTTGTTGGCGATTTAGGATTTCTACag gcaaggcaaaaaaaattgttagcaATGTCAGATTCAAAATGCCAACAAAGTGTGCAGTATGAGTCCCTTGTTAATATGGCGGAAAAGTTATATGCCCAAACCTCTCCAGACGGAAGAGAAATAATTCGCCAAAATATGAA ggaTTTGAGAAATGCGTGGGAATCAGTGTCTGAGACTTTACAATCCAGTCTAAGCAAACTTGATAATTGTTTATTGCAATTTGCTGAATTTTCACTGTCACAAGAACAACTGACCAAATGGCTGAAAAATATTGAGCAAGCAATGCAACAACACACTGAAACAAAAGCTACTTTACAAGAGAAAAAAGCTCAACTTCAG aaCCATGTTGTTATCAATCAAGAAATATTGTCTCATCAAAATCTTGTACAATCAGTGTGTGAAAAGGCTCAGGAACTCGTGAATCAAACAAAAGATAATACTTTAAATACGTATTTAGAGtcaattaaaaatctttatGAAAAGATTGTTACAAAGTCTaag gagTTGATGGATTCGTTAGAGCTTTCTGTTCAAAATCATTCTGAATTCAATCAAGTTTGTCAGAaacttaaattgattttaaaagaaCAACGTGATAAAATTCGAGAAAATGATAGTATTGCTGCAGaaaaagataatattcttaaaaaaattaatatatttaga GAAATGAAAACAGCAAATACAACTGAAAATGAATTACGAAATCATCTTGGAGATGTATTTCAATTGGTTAGCAAAACAACCACAAAAAAAGGAATTAATGTTATGTCaaaagaaatatcaaaaatagatAGTGATAAATCACAGTTAATAATACAGCtag ataccattattgaaaaaatggaAGAAATACTGATTCAATGGACTGATTTTGAAAGTGAATTTGATGAGATTACCAACTGGTTTAGATTAACAGAATCACTTATTAAAGATCAACAATTGCAatcaacatttgaaaataaagaaaataaattaaaactttttgtgGATAAACGAAACgaagtattaaattatgaacCCAAAATAGAAAAGTTCATTGATAATTCAAATAACTTGTTGCATACAAGTGGAGTAGAACGTCTAAAACCACTTATACTCCAAGTTGGAAACCG gtatcaattaattttagttttaagtaaAGAAATTGTGGCAAAATGGCAAAATATTGCTGATGATCAcaaaaatttcaacaaaaaattgGCTGAATTCAAGTCATGGTTAGAAACTTTGGAAAGTAAACCTGCTCAAATCCTGGATGACAATGATTTAGATTTGAACAAAAAACTATcacaattattaagtatttatggTAGTTCTGATCAAACATCggcaaaaatatcattattaacgTCTATTGGTGAAAGTTTATACCCTGATACATCTGCTGCTGGGCGAGAAACTATTCGTCAACAACTCAAAGATATTCGCgaaag ATGGGATACATTAGATGAAAAAGTAAAGACTGCTCAAAAAACCCTTGGAGTCCAATCACAACAATGGAATAGTTATCAAGAAACTCTTTTACAAACTATTAATTGGTTAGAAGGTATAGAAAAAGTAATTGCTTCTAACCAGTCACCCATTTGGTCTTCTCCACAAGAAATAAGATCAAAACTTTTAAAGCAAAAG GCAACAATGCAAGAAATAAATTCACATAGTCGTATGATAGAAACGATAATGGAGAAAGGAAAATCAATAAAGAAGCCTAAAGACGAATCTGATCCTGATATATCATTGAAGGACAGATATGATTTGTTGcgtgaaaaaatgaataattctaTTTCACAACTTGAAAACTACTTAGAGACTTATCAACAATATCAAGATTTACACAAATCATACCAAGATACTCAAAAACAGCTTTGGGACCAACTCTCAATATATACAG attattcaggaaacaaacaaattttagaGTCCCgattaaataaagttaatgtTATACAAACTACTTTCAATAACAACAAAACCAACATTATTGACAATGGAACGTTTTGTAGAAAACTCTAA